GAAGCTGATACGACTCTGCCACAATGTCAACAGCCAGTCCAAGCTGATGCTCGCTTGTCCCCGGCGGGGCGACCCATATGGCCGCCTGCTTTTCTGCCTCTTCCCTCAGGTCTCCCTGATCCATGCAGGAAGCGACTTTTGCCTCGTACAACGCTCTCTGCTTTTCTTCTGTCCGGTAGGAAGAGCATATTAATGGGGAAAGCCCTTCACTTCGGGCGGCATCCATCATATCCTGAAGCTCCCTGAATATCCGCGAATCTACAGATTGTCCATTTTTAAGCAGTGTGATATCGAAAGAATAACCTTCATCGATCGGATGTGACGCATTGACGAGCCTCAGATTCCATGCGGATGCGTCTGTTCCCGTCTGTGCATTCTCCTGTGTGCCGCTATTTACGCGCGCGCTGCCCGCCGGCTTTTTTGCCGCTCCTGCCTGAGTTTTTGCGAACTCTCTCGCA
This is a stretch of genomic DNA from [Clostridium] hylemonae DSM 15053. It encodes these proteins:
- a CDS encoding M15 family metallopeptidase produces the protein MIIICLFVFVCGFTCAREFAKTQAGAAKKPAGSARVNSGTQENAQTGTDASAWNLRLVNASHPIDEGYSFDITLLKNGQSVDSRIFRELQDMMDAARSEGLSPLICSSYRTEEKQRALYEAKVASCMDQGDLREEAEKQAAIWVAPPGTSEHQLGLAVDIVAESYQLLDRHQEKTAEQQWLMEHCSEYGFILRYPTDKSEMTGIGYEPWHYRYVGREAAEEIMRRGICLEEYLEL